The following coding sequences are from one Stigmatopora nigra isolate UIUO_SnigA chromosome 10, RoL_Snig_1.1, whole genome shotgun sequence window:
- the eif4ba gene encoding eukaryotic translation initiation factor 4Ba isoform X1 — MAASAKKKNKKGKTLPLIDFLAVKSGGNAPAPSYPVKTSSWADETDDLDGDVSVSWHADEDSFRGGSSIDRSILPTAPRSAREPNIDRSRLPSSPPYTAFLGNLPYDITEESIKDFFRGLAISAVRLPREPTNHEMLKGFGYAEFDDVESLLSALSLHEENLGNRRIRVDIAGQSNDKERDSGMGRRDRGGRMADMGPDKTDSDWRARPSGDVDEGPPKRDDAFGERSRDRYESDRFRDGPRRDYDGGRDRYRDRYDDRDRRDYDRGGFDSRGGGGRRAFGSSFRRDYDDGRGSNDRFGDRDRYGDRDRYNDDRYEKRDEKHDDRASQQRPKLNLKPRSVPKDEEAGSGTGGGTSPAAAPTSGSRAASIFGAAKPVDTAAREREVEERLKKQEERLQRQLEEDKSRGPDRKIRDKDPSWRSEEGPTERSRTGSESSQQGSGSGRGSRCRDSERSGENEDFGGREDESSPPASSSQPPPAKEPLKVMPAPPPKENAWAKRSAATSSSAEPEGHAPVSPVGSAPPKFSASNSADERGSGKDENKADGAHRDRGPPRTRGGPAGPGEGRGRGEGPNRDRRKEADRKDNRRDRDARPPPEPKKCNENPAPKFSSASKYAALLMDGDDDDAGDVE; from the exons ATGGCGGCGTCAG ctaagaagaagaataagaagggGAAGACCCTGCCTCTGATTGACTTCTTGGCAGTCAAAAGCGGAGGCAATGCCCCGGCACCTAGCTACCCTGTCAAAACCTCTAGCTGGGCTGATGAAACGGACGACTTGGACGGGGATG TATCAGTATCATGGCACGCAGATGAGGATTCCTTCCGAGGAGGCTCGTCCATTGATCGGTCCATCCTGCCCACCGCACCCCGTTCGGCGCGTGAGCCCAATATTGACCGCTCTCGACTGCCATCCAGCCCTCCATATACTGCCTTTCTCGGCAACCTCCCCTATGATATCACTGAAGAGTCAATCAAAGACTTCTTTCGCGGCTTGGCA atcAGTGCAGTGCGTCTGCCTCGTGAACCCACCAACCATGAGATGTTGAAGGGCTTTGGCTACGCTGAGTTTGATGATGTCGAGTCTCTCCTGAGTGCATTAAGTCTCCACGAGGAG AACCTGGGAAACCGAAGGATCCGTGTGGATATAGCGGGCCAGTCCAATGATAAAG AGCGAGACAGTGGAATGGGGCGCAGAGACCGCGGTGGGAGAATGGCGGATATGGGCCCTGACAAGACAGACAGTGACTGGAGGGCTCGGCCCAGTGGAGATGTTGATGAGGGACCTCCCAAGAGGGATGATGCCTTTGGAGAAA GATCCCGAGATCGCTACGAGTCGGATCGTTTCCGAGATGGTCCACGACGGGATTACGACGGCGGAAGAGACCGCTACCGAGATCGCTACGATGACCGAGATCGTCGAGATTACGATCGTGGAG GTTTCGACTCTCGTGGCGGAGGAGGCCGTCGTGCCTTTGGCAGCAGCTTCCGTCGTGATTATGATGATGGTCGAGGTAGCAACGATCGTTTTGGCGATCGAGATCGTTACGGAGACAGGGATCGTTACAATGACGACCGATACGAAAAACGGGATGAGAAGCACGATGACAGAG CTTCCCAGCAGAGGCCCAAGTTGAATTTAAAGCCTCGCAGCGTGCCCAAGGACGAGGAGGCCGGCAGTGGCACCGGTGGAGGAACTTCTCCTGCTGCCGCACCGACTTCCGGCAGCAGAGCCGCCTCCATCTTTGGTGCCGCCAAGCCCGTTGACACGGCGGCCAGGGAACGCGAGGTAGAAGAGAGGCTGAAAAAGCAGGAAGAGAGGCTGCAGAGGCAGCTGGAAGAGGACAAAAGCCGTGGCCCTGACAGAAAGATACGAGACAA AGACCCAAGCTGGCGAAGTGAGGAAGGTCCTACTGAGAGATCTCGTACAGGAAGTGAGTCCTCCCAGCAAGGAAGTGGTTCTGGAAGAG GGTCACGGTGTCGAGACTCTGAGCGTTCTGGGGAGAATGAGGATTTTGGTGGGAGAGAAGACGAGTCCTCTCCCCCTGCATCCTCCTCGCAGCCTCCCCCTGCCAAGGAGCCGCTGAAGGTGATGCCTGCACCTCCCCCCAAGGAGAATGCTTGGGCCAAGAGAAGTGCAGCCACCTCCAGCTCTGCTGAACCCGAAGGGCACGCCCCAGTCTCTCCCGTTGGTTCGGCTCCTCCCAAGTTCAG TGCATCAAATTCGGCAGATGAACGAGGATCTGGAAAGG ATGAGAACAAGGCTGATGGCGCACACCGGGACCGGGGCCCCCCACGGACTCGAGGTGGGCCCGCGGGGCCTGGAGAGGGGCGAGGGCGAGGAGAGGGTCCCAACAGAGACCGAAGAAAGGAGGCAGACAG AAAGGATAACAGAAGAGACCGAGATGCCAGACCACCGCCCGAGCCAAAGAAATGCAACGAAAACCCAGCCCCC AAATTCAGCTCAGCCAGTAAATACGCTGCTTTGCTAATGGATGGAGACGATGACGACGCTGGGGATGTGGAGTAG
- the eif4ba gene encoding eukaryotic translation initiation factor 4Ba isoform X2: protein MAASAKKKNKKGKTLPLIDFLAVKSGGNAPAPSYPVKTSSWADETDDLDGDVSVSWHADEDSFRGGSSIDRSILPTAPRSAREPNIDRSRLPSSPPYTAFLGNLPYDITEESIKDFFRGLAISAVRLPREPTNHEMLKGFGYAEFDDVESLLSALSLHEENLGNRRIRVDIAGQSNDKERDSGMGRRDRGGRMADMGPDKTDSDWRARPSGDVDEGPPKRDDAFGERSRDRYESDRFRDGPRRDYDGGRDRYRDRYDDRDRRDYDRGGFDSRGGGGRRAFGSSFRRDYDDGRGSNDRFGDRDRYGDRDRYNDDRYEKRDEKHDDRASQQRPKLNLKPRSVPKDEEAGSGTGGGTSPAAAPTSGSRAASIFGAAKPVDTAAREREVEERLKKQEERLQRQLEEDKSRGPDRKIRDKDPSWRSEEGPTERSRTGSESSQQGSGSGRGSRCRDSERSGENEDFGGREDESSPPASSSQPPPAKEPLKVMPAPPPKENAWAKRSAATSSSAEPEGHAPVSPVGSAPPKFSASNSADERGSGKEIQLSQ from the exons ATGGCGGCGTCAG ctaagaagaagaataagaagggGAAGACCCTGCCTCTGATTGACTTCTTGGCAGTCAAAAGCGGAGGCAATGCCCCGGCACCTAGCTACCCTGTCAAAACCTCTAGCTGGGCTGATGAAACGGACGACTTGGACGGGGATG TATCAGTATCATGGCACGCAGATGAGGATTCCTTCCGAGGAGGCTCGTCCATTGATCGGTCCATCCTGCCCACCGCACCCCGTTCGGCGCGTGAGCCCAATATTGACCGCTCTCGACTGCCATCCAGCCCTCCATATACTGCCTTTCTCGGCAACCTCCCCTATGATATCACTGAAGAGTCAATCAAAGACTTCTTTCGCGGCTTGGCA atcAGTGCAGTGCGTCTGCCTCGTGAACCCACCAACCATGAGATGTTGAAGGGCTTTGGCTACGCTGAGTTTGATGATGTCGAGTCTCTCCTGAGTGCATTAAGTCTCCACGAGGAG AACCTGGGAAACCGAAGGATCCGTGTGGATATAGCGGGCCAGTCCAATGATAAAG AGCGAGACAGTGGAATGGGGCGCAGAGACCGCGGTGGGAGAATGGCGGATATGGGCCCTGACAAGACAGACAGTGACTGGAGGGCTCGGCCCAGTGGAGATGTTGATGAGGGACCTCCCAAGAGGGATGATGCCTTTGGAGAAA GATCCCGAGATCGCTACGAGTCGGATCGTTTCCGAGATGGTCCACGACGGGATTACGACGGCGGAAGAGACCGCTACCGAGATCGCTACGATGACCGAGATCGTCGAGATTACGATCGTGGAG GTTTCGACTCTCGTGGCGGAGGAGGCCGTCGTGCCTTTGGCAGCAGCTTCCGTCGTGATTATGATGATGGTCGAGGTAGCAACGATCGTTTTGGCGATCGAGATCGTTACGGAGACAGGGATCGTTACAATGACGACCGATACGAAAAACGGGATGAGAAGCACGATGACAGAG CTTCCCAGCAGAGGCCCAAGTTGAATTTAAAGCCTCGCAGCGTGCCCAAGGACGAGGAGGCCGGCAGTGGCACCGGTGGAGGAACTTCTCCTGCTGCCGCACCGACTTCCGGCAGCAGAGCCGCCTCCATCTTTGGTGCCGCCAAGCCCGTTGACACGGCGGCCAGGGAACGCGAGGTAGAAGAGAGGCTGAAAAAGCAGGAAGAGAGGCTGCAGAGGCAGCTGGAAGAGGACAAAAGCCGTGGCCCTGACAGAAAGATACGAGACAA AGACCCAAGCTGGCGAAGTGAGGAAGGTCCTACTGAGAGATCTCGTACAGGAAGTGAGTCCTCCCAGCAAGGAAGTGGTTCTGGAAGAG GGTCACGGTGTCGAGACTCTGAGCGTTCTGGGGAGAATGAGGATTTTGGTGGGAGAGAAGACGAGTCCTCTCCCCCTGCATCCTCCTCGCAGCCTCCCCCTGCCAAGGAGCCGCTGAAGGTGATGCCTGCACCTCCCCCCAAGGAGAATGCTTGGGCCAAGAGAAGTGCAGCCACCTCCAGCTCTGCTGAACCCGAAGGGCACGCCCCAGTCTCTCCCGTTGGTTCGGCTCCTCCCAAGTTCAG TGCATCAAATTCGGCAGATGAACGAGGATCTGGAAAGG AAATTCAGCTCAGCCAGTAA